The proteins below are encoded in one region of Oncorhynchus gorbuscha isolate QuinsamMale2020 ecotype Even-year linkage group LG01, OgorEven_v1.0, whole genome shotgun sequence:
- the LOC124036366 gene encoding semaphorin-4B-like: MSWLAVVRRGAMWTISMAQLCVPAFLLLLAYAFVQAAATEDDVTPRLSFTYNANERSAKRFSMDGVFNYTSLLLSKEDNMLYVGAREELFALNLSDISRVKLQRNLTWSTHDRKRDECSFKGKDLQTDCFNYIKILLRVNSTHLYVCGTYAFSPICAYINTADFTLVRSQTGEIVTEDGRGRCPFNPEYKSTAIMADGELYAGTVSNFQGNEPIIYKSLGQGAALKTENSLNWLQDPAFVGSAYIQESLPKGNPVGDDDKIYFFFSEAGKEFEFFDNTIVSRIARVCKGDKGGERVLQKKWTTFLKAQLLCSLPDDGFPFNIIQDMFVLTPSPEDWKNTVFYGVFTSQWYKGASGSSAVCAFTMDQVERAFSGRYREVNRETQQWYTYNHPVLDPRPGACITNAARDQGISSSLHMPDKVLNFVKDHFLMDSVIRSQPLLLKRSVRYTQIAVHRVQAINKHYNVLFIGTDDGRLHKAINVNNKMHIIEEMMLFTDPQPVQHIELDSEKGLLFVSSYSGLVEVPVANCSNYQSCGECVLSRDPYCAWEGRQCLNVRLGGLENHWQQDVDEADTSVICNKTQPSPRFAKPPPTRMSTCQVIMIPANMFKVLPCKLRSNLAERKWEYSEGAGHFLYPSPEGGLVVVAQADRQETYECWSVEEGFRQLLANYCVRGEARQESTTLIGRSRTPLVPQEEPIILPGETRSPQINTKTYWNELIIVCALLGFSLVVFSLFAVYRNHDRMKSMLKEGECPNMQQKKPRLVGNPAENLPLNGNSTVPASVSDHKGYQTLNDNYICNTPPHECSSPDNSKSFSESEKRPLNLKESTVEISPICPRPRVRLGSEIKDSIV, from the exons ATGCAAATGAGAGGTCAGCCAAGAGATTCTCTATGGATGGGGTCTTCAATTATACCTCTCTGCTCCTCAGTAAGGAAGATAACATGCTCTATGTTGGAGCACGAGAGGAGCTCTTCGCCCTCAACCTCTCTGATATCAGCAGAGTCAAGCTACAACGTAAT cTGACATGGAGCACCCATGACAGGAAGAGAGATGAGTGCAGTTTCAAGGGCAAAGACCTACAG ACTGATTGCTTCAATTACATCAAGATTTTACTGCGTGTGAACAGTACCCATCTATACGTGTGTGGAACCTACGCCTTCAGTCCAATCTGTGCATACATA AACACAGCTGACTTCACTCTGGTGAGGAGCCAGACTGGGGAGATAGTGACAGAGGATGGACGCGGCCGCTGCCCTTTCAACCCTGAGTACAAGTCCACTGCCATCATGGCTG ATGGAGAGCTGTATGCTGGGACGGTCAGTAATTTCCAAGGAAATGAACCTATTATTTACAAGAGCCTGGGCCAAGGCGCTGCCCTGAAAACAGAAAACTCCTTGAACTGGCTTCAGG ACCCAGCCTTTGTGGGCTCTGCCTACATCCAGGAGAGCCTGCCCAAAGGCAACCCGGTGGGCGACGACGATAAGATTTACTTCTTCTTCAGCGAAGCGGGAAAGGAGTTTGAATTCTTTGACAACACCATTGTATCGCGCATCGCTCGCGTGTGTAAG GGTgacaaaggaggagagagggtgctGCAGAAGAAATGGACCACCTTCCTTAAAGCCCAGCTCCTGTGTTCACTGCCTGATGATGGCTTCCCCTTCAACATCATCCAGGACATGTTTGTGTTGACACCCAGCCCAGAAGACTGGAAGAACACTGTGTTCTACGGGGTCTTTACTTCACAGTG gtatAAAGGGGCCTCTGGCAGCTCAGCAGTGTGTGCCTTCACCATGGACCAGGTGGAGAGGGCCTTCAGCGGCCGTTACCGTGAGGTCAACCGGGAGACCCAGCAGTGGTACACCTACAACCACCCTGTCCTTGATCCACGGCCTGGAGCG TGCATCACTAATGCAGCCCGGGACCagggcatctcctcctctctgcacatGCCTGACAAGGTACTAAACTTCGTCAAGGACCACTTCCTGATGGACAGTGTGATCCGCAGCCAGCCCCTCCTGCTGAAACGCAGCGTCCGCTACACCCAGATAGCTGTCCACCGGGTCCAGGCCATCAACAAACACTACAATGTGCTCTTCATTGGAacag ATGATGGAAGACTCCACAAAGCCATTAATGTCAACAACAAGATGCACATCATTGAAGAGATGATGCTTTTCACTGACCCCCAGCCTGTACAGCACATTGAACTGGACTCTGAGAAG GGCCTGCTGTTTGTGTCCTCCTACTCTGGCCTGGTGGAGGTCCCGGTGGCTAACTGCTCCAACTACCAGAGCTGTGGAGAGTGTGTCCTGTCCAGAGACCCTTACTGTGCCTGGGAAGGGCGGCAGTGTCTGAATGTCAGGCTGGGTGGACTAGAAAA CCACTGGCAGCAGGACGTGGACGAGGCAGACACATCCGTTATCTGCAACAAGACACAGCCTAGCCCTCGCTTTGCTAAACCCCCACCCACAC GGATGTCTACATGCCAGGTGATAATGATCCCAGCCAACATGTTCAAAGTGCTGCCCTGTAAGCTGCGCTCCAACCTGGCTGAGAGGAAGTGGGAGTACAGTGAGGGTGCAGGTCACTTCCTGTACCCCAGTCCTGAGGGAGGTCTAGTGGTGGTGGCCCAGGCTGACAGACAGGAGACCTATGAATGCTGGTCAGTGGAGGAGGGCTTCAGGCAACTCCTGGCCAACTACTGTGTTAGGGGAGAGGCCAGGCAGGAGAGCACCACACTCATTGGCCGCTCACGCACCCCTCTGGTCCCACAGGAGGAGCCAATCATCCTACCTGGAGAGACCCGCTCCCCGCAGATCAACACCAAGACCTACTGGAACGAGCTCATCATAGTGTGTGCCCTGCTGGGCTTCTCCCTGGTGGTCTTCTCCCTATTTGCGGTCTACAGGAACCACGACCGCATGAAGTCCATGCTGAAGGAAGGCGAGTGCCCCAACATGCAGCAGAAGAAACCCAGGCTAGTGGGGAATCCGGCAGAGAACTTGCCTCTGAATGGCAACAGCACAGTGCCAGCCTCTGTGTCAGACCACAAGGGTTACCAGACCCTCAATGACAACTACATCTGCAACACACCGCCACATGAGTGCTCATCACCAGACAACAGCAAGAGCTTCTCCGAGTCAGAAAAGAGGCCTCTGAACTTGAAGGAGAGCACTGTAGAGATCTCACCCATCTGCCCGCGGCCTCGGGTGAGACTGGGCTCAGAGATCAAAGATTCCATTGTGTGA